A stretch of DNA from Labrus mixtus chromosome 6, fLabMix1.1, whole genome shotgun sequence:
cacaaaaaaaaaagagagaagaggtcTGATGGGTCTAATTTTGTACTGAATGACTCATTTGATCTTTGGCCTGTCTCATGGAAAGTCTCACTTAAGCTCTCCAATCTTATTCTCCTCACTCAAAGGTTATAAACTTCCTGACTCTTGAACATTGACATGAATATGTTTTAAGACATGCTCCTTGCACAGTTTTAAGAGAGAGTCAGCTGGTTGTGAAAGCCTCCTGATTAGTAGTGACTCTGAAGATTCATTTTTACCCCAAATCTCCTGTAAACtgagttaaaatgtgtttttttttttatcagttccTTTTTTGCAAACTGATTTTAGAGCATGATGTTAAACTCACTTTTGTAACATCTGGATGTTATTTGCATTTAGTTGTAGTGTGCCACAGCAAACTCAAAAAAgagactgagaaaaaaaaaacctcatcacAAATGCCTGAAAATGAGAGGTTGATTTAAAGGCTTTAGTGTTAAACATAAAAGAATTAGCTTCCTGTTCTCCATGTCGGTGGTGTTAACCGTCGTTCACTATTGTCCTTTAGAAATGTTATCACATTTGTTTGCTAGTGAGGACCCATTCAGGAGCATTGTGCCGTTTAGTAAATGCTGAGCAGTTCACGTAGAAAGTCACTTCTAGACCATTCTGCCTGTCCAGTCCAGCCTCGGAGATCAAGGTCGTGGTGTCTGCTGTCGTGCCGGTGTTCATCATCTGGTGTTTTAACATACTGTGGCCGAGTTATTACACGCTGATTGTTCCACTCATCCACTCCTAATCATCCTAATGATGGAGGTTTGACAGCCACATGTTGGAGCTGCTCTCATGCCTCACAACAGTTTGTTGACTGTGAGGAAGTTGGTGTGTTGTGAAATAGTATTCACAAATATAGACTTGATAAGCAGTATATTATGTACATCATCAGCATGTCACCATTTCCGTTATTTAGTCCACCTCTTTacatgaattaaactgtattaGTTTAAGCTAGGTGTGCCTTAAAGTGGTGACTTAAAGTATGTTGTTGCATATTTTGTCATTGTGGCTTCTCTTAAATGGCCTCAGACAAAGTCGGAGAAATCGGGTGTTAGTTGGAAACGCTTCTCTAACCTCACTTGTGCAAAGAGCTGCAGGTCAGTGAAGTCAAACCAGCAAAGAGGCATGTGGAGTCTTTAGTCTGGACAAGACTTCCAACAACGTTGATGTTTGGTCTGCTGTCATTACAGTCAGGAGCGTGGTTATCATCACTGTGTGTTCTGTGACGGTACATTTGAACAGTACAGTGTGCACATCTCTCTTACCAAGCTGTAACATAAGTAGGTGTGATGATCAAGTTAGAGTTTCAGGTCATGTAACTAGATTTACATTTACTGAAATCAGGGGAAACCAACATCTGTGGGAAGTGAAGAGAAACatattcagtttgtttaaaacatGAGGAATAGGTTCACTCTAATGAACTGGTAAACAAACGAATAACACTCGTATACTTAACACtacttttacactttatttatactttgcaaatacatacatatttgtattacttttatctatttttatatatattttcgtACAATAATCTTCAGGGTTTTTTATACATGgctatgtattttcttttttgcagagATAATCAAAATGCAAAGATGCTCTTGTGTTCGAGAGATGAATCTACAGTAACACAAATAATGTCTGATATGATTAGCGCAGATTGGTAGATAATGACGgccaaaacatatttttctgaaCCTTTCGACTTTACTTTATTGTCCACGGGGGGAAATTTGTTTCGCAGCCAGGTGAGAACAActatgagggaaaaaaacaaccaccacaTAGAATCCGAcaatagaaacaacaaacactgtgaGCGGcgttaaatacataaatacaggaGTTCATCAGGTAACAACAGGAGACTGAGAATGTATGGAGGTTTTAAATATCCAATaataatcttttatttatttctacgtTCAAATACAACAGAGAAGTGATTCTTCCAGATTTTTCCAGACACTGAATGAAATGTCAATAAATCAAGGATTGATCCTTCACAATCCAAAGACTGTTCAGGTTCTTTTATAAGtgacaaaaagcagaaaacccttacatttttagaaaactgAACCAGCAAAAGGCACACCAAACatgaaaaatactttaaaatccTTTATTATAAAGGttagatcattttaaaaagccGACACATTTCAACCATAAAGGTCTTCATTTTCAGCCCTGGTGAAGACCATTCGTTCCTTTGAAATTATAAATCAACTAAAAATGAGTCACTACAGCTCTTACACATTTTATGTTGATGTGACATTGTCTCTTTAATTCCATTTATTCACATTATGTAtcaattatttctgctgtcataCAAAGGAtagatcagaaaataaaaatcctggAATCAAACAAGATGTGTAATTTGgtaaaacatggacataattcctctcctcctcaggctCTCATAACCTCAGTAACCTAATGTTTCAAACAAAGTGACTGCTGCCAGAGCTTGTCAGTTGATCCTCCTTTAGTCTCTCACTCCTTTGGCCCTTATTTCCAAACATGAGCCCACGTTAAGACAACATCGCCTCACCCTTTTTTGCAAAACAACACCCACGCCTGAGGTGGAGTTAACTGGATCAGCAGTCAGAGACTTTTTGAAGAAGTTCACATTCGATTAGTCGTACAGAATTTCTGTCATAAGAGGATCAGAGCCCTCGATAAATCCATCATTGACTTGACCTACTGTCTGCAACATTAGTTTACTTGCTTCTACTggacatgtaaacaaactgtgtcCTCAGCTGGGTTCACCATCAGTGGAGTCGCGCCTGTCTCGACTCTCCGCCGCTGTTGTGTAATGATGTGTGTCAGTGGAGCTGCTAGACAGCACAGCTTCACCCTCTGCCTGAGCTCGGTTCAGTGTAGTAGTAACGTGTGTTTATCGCACATGGGTGGGGTTGATGGGTGGTTACTGTTGTAGTTGtgaagggaggggggagggggggggcacaggGTTCAGCTGGTGTCCTCTCAGTGCACCCCACCCCTCCTGGGAATAGATGAAAGAATCACAGCTACCGTCAGAAACAAAGGCTGCATTTGTGGTGCTGATGATGGCTGGCTTTCTCTGTGCTGTTGCATTGatctgcatgtttttgtcaCTAGCTGTGGTGAAATAGGGTGCATATCTGTGTTATTAGGACTCAGGCGTAGGGCTGGGAATACCTGTTCTAGTAAAACCTTATCTCTTTTATTTCCCACCACACTTATCATTTTGATCAATCCACATGGGTGAAGCATGACATTTAGGTAGCTTGATAGCAGATGTGGTTCTTATGCATTAAATCAATTATAATCCTTAtgccacatacagtatgtccaCTGGCATCAGAGTCTTTGACAATGAGAAAAGTTCTCCAACTTCTTTCAGGATCCTTTCTATAATGGGATACAACTGGTGCTAAAGCTTTATatagccctgtttccaccaagtggtccaGTTTGGTTTAGTAGTTGGGtacagtaaaccctgatcttgcttgcgtttccacagccagccAACCCTTACTTGGAAGCTAAGGTAACGTCTGGagatagccgcgtcagctaCTAAATAATGTGACGCAGTAAACGAcgggcaacaatggaggacgtcaagcattttgtgttcatgtggCTGTTtatcacaagaagaagaagacaagctTTATTTTAGAGAAGGCTGCAAGGAAAGACAGAAATTACTCCCTCAAATCCACGGGATATTTTAACGTGGCACATTTGgtgtttgtcctttttattaGCGCTCTTAAACGGGAAGTGGCGATTCTTTCAACCtatcaacggactgcagtgtgtgaCAACTACGcttttagggtcggatcggtacgcttggcatcccaacagaagggtagcaaaaaagtaggacggtacggtTGGGTTGTGTTGGTATCATTCCCAACTCCTGACAGTGGAAAAGCCAACAAATGCTTACCATACCAAAACTGAACtggaccacttggtggaaatGAGTCTCGTGTTTTTTCAGGATTATCTTGTGACGCAATGCCACAAAGTTCCCCTTATCATCTTCATGCTTCTGTTTCAAATGCCAGAATAGATGAATATTGCTGCTGTTTATAGCTGCCACAGACTTCATACAGACAATGTAGCTGTCAATGGTTAACCCGACACTGACAGCCAAGGAGATGttgtatatttaattttaaactcCTCACTTTGTAGTTTATTTTGGCACTCTCCATGTTTCTGAAGAAAGGTCTTGTGCTACTTTGGACAGTGGCAGAGTTACCAAAGTTCAAATGAAATGCCACGAGTACAGACTTGAACTCATGTTAAATTGTTTGCAGCTATGTCTGCTAAATGTGAGTCTTATTGTATCCTGCTGTACCCAGTTTACTCTTTCTTTGTTCCCTTTTAACTGTTTGAATCTTCTATTTGCACAAAAGACCGTCAAGGTTcaagtgttgcaaattagcatccGCTTTAAACACTATAATTATAGCGTTGGATCGCCcttttcagtttgtctgtttattgtaTCTGCccctatcaaaataaaacataaaatgaaagttaagtttaaaaatgtacttaaacttTAGAATTACCTGTGAAATCATTTTCTACCCCAACTGTGGCATCAACACTTCtctgaaatattgtttttatttactgtacaAAAAAACGACAATCTGAAAACAATGAAttgattgtgatttttttttttcttcatgtgtctgttcttatatattttgtttgttattgatgTGATTCCAATAGTTAGCTTCTGATAATTGACAGAGGCCGAGAACCTCTCTGATACacctgtgataaaaaaaaaacatgaatatgttaCTTTCATTTTGATGGATTGACTAACATCACACTCTCGGCAAGCACCTCACTGTTGTTGATGATTATTGTAATCCAGACGTTAACCTGAAaccaggagggggggggtctgatTAGTTGACTGGTCTACAAGTTAGAGATACCTGATTCTGCATTTTGGGCAGTTTCATTGGCTGATATGATTCTGGTATGAAACAAATCTACACCATTTCTCATTttcttacagttttttttttcatcttttcttttcctctctcagaTGGGCCTTGTGGTATTTCAAAAATGACAAGAGCAAAAGCTGGACAGAGAACCTGCGTCTCATTTCCAAGTTTGACACAGTGGAAGACTTCTGGGCGTAAGTGTAATGTCGTTATGGTTGTTCACTCTATAGCGGTATAAATGAAACATTGGATAAGAATATTTCTGCAGATTTGATCAGTATTTTTATCATGCCGGAGTACATTAAACCCAAtactgcagaggaggagaagatcaCCATGTGTCATAAAGcttcattaaaatgaaagagaTGCACTTTCTTTTTCCTTAGTTGTCTGCGGCTCAGTCATAGTTTGTGACTCTGCAGTGAGATGAGtcgtcctctttttttaaaagctctgAAGCTGATTGAGTAAAATAAATCCGGTTtagatataaaaatatattttataattttcTTCTCCACAGGGTTATGCGAACAACTTCAGTAGAAAAGTGACGGGCACCTTTTCACAAGCCCCAAAGGACGTACAGATTTAGTGTTAGGTAGCACTCTGTGTCAAATTGATGAAGAATTTATTACTGAATGTACATTTGATCTAAACAGGTATCACTATTCTGTGTAATTTACAGATTATACAACCACATACAGCAACCTAGCAAACTCGGCTTTGGCTGtgattattgtttatttaaggtgagttctttttttaaatgacagcatGTCCGTTCAGACTTATTTGTCAAATTAGCGCCATGCTTTGCTAACAGATAATTAATTCGTGTGGTAGGATGGGATCAAGCCAATGTGGGAGGACGACAGGAACAAGCTGGGGGGTCGATGGCTGATGACCCTcaacaaacaacagagacacaatGACCTCGACCGCTACTGGATGGAGACTGTAAGGCCACCGATGGCAAATGACAGATCAAAAATGAAACGTTCCTCGTGTTTGTGATTCATTGTTAAATGAAACTGAATGATTCATTCGGATCATGACGCTTCGGGTTGTTTTGCAGCTCTTGTGTTTAGTTGGCGAGTCGTTTGATGAGGCAAGTGAAGATGTGTGTGGAGCCGTGGTCAATGTCAGACCTAAAGGTGACAAAATATCCATCTGGACGAGCAACTGCCAAAACCGGGACGCCATCATGACGATAGGGTGAGTTAAAAATAACACGTTCAATGATAAATAATGTAAGCTATGGGAAGATGCCGCATAGTGCTGTTAGAGATTCACAAATAAAAGCTCTTGAAGACTCTGTAAGGAAGGTTTGgcttgtgttgattttggctcCTTTGGACAAACCAGGACCTCGTATTACTTCTCTGATTTTGTGTAACAAGTgattttgaaacagaaaatgtcatgCTGCTTTCTTATTGTATCATTCATCAAGAAACTTTGCagtgaaaaatgtcaaataaggATGTTCCTGTCACATGATCTGAGTCACTTTGTCTGACTAACAAATGGTGGGGGTTTCAGGTATTACAGAATAGAAATAGTAGATCTTCTAATGGTCCTGTTGGCTTTTCTAGCACATAAAGAGACAACACTCCTCATGACTATTTAACAGGAGCTTCAAACCTTTTATTAATGTAGGACTTTTTCAAGTGGCTTAAGTATGTTTCTCTTGCGTGATCCGGTTCAAAGCGATGAAAGGATAAACTTCCATATAGTTCTTCAGGGTGGCGTCTCTAAACAGGGTCCATGCTGACTGTTCTCTTCTTTGTTGGggttttcacacattcacaaaactcctgaaaatgtcttgaaTTCTATGGGTGAGCTTCTTGTGGTAACACAAACGCTGGCATTTTTCACCCGATTCTTTTCTGCCAGACTCTTAAAATTTCTGCATAAAGTTGGGATGAGCTGACGTGtgaacaaagcaaaaaaaaaaggcagtgcAGACAAGCAGTTGTTGATAAAGAGATTTATATCACGTGATTAGTGAGGTGTGGATCGTGGTGTGTGTTATAAAGcagctcctctttttttttagcacaggTAAAttgctgtgagggacatgtgtgagtGACAACTTTAGAAAACTTCAGAGAGAAGGCTGTCCAGAAATGTTTCAGAAATGTTCCAGGCTTCAAGTGTGAAAACAGTTTATGTAAATTCAGTTGCTATTGAACAGTATCTCTTATAAACCCCACTTCAAAACTAATCAACTATCCCTTCAAGGTTTGCTTACTGTGACTGACCACTAGATGGAGACACTAAGCTGtaattcacttttttctctttccacaGGCAACTCTATAAAGAGCGTCTGACCGTCCCCATTAAAGCCTTGATCGGTTACCAGTCACATGACGACACATCCAGCAAGAGCGGATCCACCACCAAGAACATGTACTCAGTTTGAAACCCTCCCCCCAATATTCCCCTATTTCAACTCGCTGTAGATTTAAACAATTACCAAACCGCATCATCACAATAATAATTTCCGAGTTGTCGACTACTATAGAgtcttttccttttattaaaaagAGAATTGTTCACTGTGTGTACAGTCGGAGCTTCCCCAAACAAGAGAGTGGTTAAATATAATGAGGTCTTAAAGGAGAAGATATGGGGAACACAATTGGTTTGCTTTTAGAGTTGAAGAGTTCTGTGATAGATACTAATGACCTCTCTGTGCATAGCTGAGAacgagcttctttttttttttttttttttcaaactactTTAATGGCTTGGagtttcaaaacatttcttatcttacttctTCTTGTGTTCTTCTCATATTGAGTTCTCACTCCATACAAAAAGTGTTTCTCACCTCACGGGAAAAGACAGTACGCAACTTATCCTCTCACTGAACAAATTTTAAGGTCAATTTTTTAACTTGAGTTATCCAGAAGTGTTACGCATGAAGAATCTCCAGTATCTTAAAGGTGTGTAAAAGGCCTGGTCACACTCCAACGTGTAGGGTTTGGATTTAAGGCCACTTGTTGTTTCAGCCACGCTGGAATTGTGGAATATTGCTTGTAGtactttttgaactttttttccctccctttacatttatttataatgtatgCATTGCAGTTGAACTACTTAGTTAAAGGAAACcatgaaacttgttttttttgttattttcaatttgatttttatttcttttctcttttttgttattaaagTCAATAATGTGGACTACTGCATAGAGgttacattttttacagtgtactATACAGTAAAGATTCTGACAGAACTAGGTGTgcttttcactgttttcttcCTAACAAACTGTAGATAATGTCACACTCCTATCTTGGTTGGTGCAAAGGAAAGACGATATTCATTGTGAAATGATTTTGCTCATAATGTATCTTTATTATCTGTAATTCCAGGATGTATATTACCTTCTTTCAAGTAAAGGTTAAGTGCTTTGCATTAAAACCGGAACCATGATGTCTCGTTTTCAGAAACTGTAtgcgttttaaaaatgtatcataacCTGTTGTCAACAAGAACATtatcaccaccagggggcgacagaaaCAAGATTTAAGAAcaggtttttaaggtttttgGCAAACGGTCCTCTGTGAACACACCCAACAGTTATGCAGCGACATTGAAGGCAGGAAGTCTCTGAAACGTCatctttacaaaaacactgtTACACATCGTATTTGATACTCTGACAATCAAATGATAATTTAACTGCTGATTTAAAGAACTGACAACTTCCTGTACATCATATCCTCTAAATAGCGTATGTATGAATGTCTTCATATatacaatattttttaacaaataagtGAATTTTAGAATTTAGTAAAACTCAGCTGTACTCAGAGAGCCGTCATTTCATGATGTCTGGCTATCCTCAGTCATTGCACCAGCTTTAGTTACTCAACAGTCTGTTATGTACTGTGTCAATATTATTAAGGCTCTAATTGAGATTAATCATCAACCACAACACTTGTTTTGggatatatatttaaattttaataaaaacagtaagcaaagataaaatagaataaatatgtaaaaaaaaaaatactattgtgataatttttattatcataaccTGGATCTGTGCATATCCATAAAACTGTAAAGCTCTATTCTAACATCCTTATTGCAATCTAACAATCGTTTATATTTCTATAAAACTATGACAAAAACATTCAGTCTGCTCACATTAACTGAACCAGGTATGGGACATCACCTATTTCAagtaagccacgcccactcaaagacaaaataaagattaGACTACAAATACTGAGATATGCCAATTTAAATCTATAAACCATTCAAtgaaatataaattatattattatccGGTCGGGAATACATTCAGCAAACAGCCCTCTGCTTTGTTGTAAAACGTGATCTGAGATACCTGTAAACACCTGTAACCAGCCCACACCTAGGAATGTTGACACAGACTACACCCACTGTTCTGTGCGTAACCAAGCTAACTCTTCAGgatttgtcactttttttcttaacGTCCTTGTATTCAGTACACAGTGTGAGTAACTTGTCAAAAGTGACTTGTGTGAATGCCACTCAGTATGAATCATCCAGTCTAACTGGCTCTCGTTTCGTCACAGGGGCTTAGACTATGTGAATGGGTGTACTGCAACATTCTCCAACCTTGTACCTAAGCCTAATGAAtgaatcaataaagtttatctttatctttacacTATCCTATATGTGCATACAGAGAATAACCAGACTTATATATGTTATTTTTATGAAGCGCTAAAGACTTAATAGATCCACATTGTTAGGCTAACAAAGGGGAAGTTTACACAGCTTGTTGCTTTTGCACAACATGAAGAATTTGTTAATGTGaacaagccaaaaaaaacaaaaaaacatttaattaaaatatacacTGATCAGCCATAACATTATGACCAGCTGCCTAATGTTGTGTAGGTGTCCCTCTCGTCAGGTCAGGGCTGCTTTGATTCTGACGCCACTATTCCTCTGAGGGTGTGCTGATTTATCTAAGACGTTAGCAACAGATCCTGTTAGTCCTGTAAGTTGCGATCTGGGGCCTCAATGGCTTCAATGGTTCACTGGTTTTCCTTACTTGAACTCTTTACGGTGCATTTTGACAACTGCAGGACGAACAACCCACAGGAGCTGCAGTCGGAGATTCTCTGACCCTGTTTTCTAGCCATTCA
This window harbors:
- the eif4e1c gene encoding eukaryotic translation initiation factor 4E family member 1c, which translates into the protein MATSEPKAPETEDQPTDSQVVVANPEQYIKHPLQNRWALWYFKNDKSKSWTENLRLISKFDTVEDFWALYNHIQQPSKLGFGCDYCLFKDGIKPMWEDDRNKLGGRWLMTLNKQQRHNDLDRYWMETLLCLVGESFDEASEDVCGAVVNVRPKGDKISIWTSNCQNRDAIMTIGQLYKERLTVPIKALIGYQSHDDTSSKSGSTTKNMYSV